From Deinococcota bacterium, the proteins below share one genomic window:
- a CDS encoding ABC transporter permease — MLSYLVKRTLIVIPTLFFVSVVSFAILQLQPGSFTDRYLEDPRVSRETVARINAQLGLDRPAWEQYGRWVWGIVTRGDFGYSFFANRPVWNMIGERLGWTVIIALSTMLFSWLVAIPLGVYTAVNRNGVTDAIASFVGYIGLAVPDFLVALLLVSLVLNLGGTQVGGLFSPQYIAAPWSLTKFLDLLNHLWIPILAVGTSGVAVLMRQMRANLLDVLNADFVRTARAKGVRERTVTYRHAVRNAINPLISLAGLSLPEVINGTIIVSIVLNLFTIGPLLYESLLAKDQYVAMTLLLFSSLLLIIGNLLADLALAWADPRIRYD, encoded by the coding sequence ATGTTGAGTTATCTCGTCAAACGCACACTCATCGTCATCCCCACGCTCTTTTTCGTGTCGGTCGTTTCTTTTGCCATCCTTCAGCTTCAGCCCGGCAGCTTTACCGACCGCTACCTGGAGGACCCGCGCGTCAGCCGCGAGACGGTCGCGCGCATCAACGCTCAGCTCGGCCTCGACCGCCCCGCCTGGGAGCAGTACGGGCGCTGGGTCTGGGGCATCGTGACGCGCGGCGACTTCGGCTACTCCTTTTTCGCCAACCGGCCCGTCTGGAACATGATCGGCGAGCGGCTCGGCTGGACGGTGATCATCGCGCTGTCGACCATGCTCTTCTCCTGGCTCGTCGCCATTCCCTTAGGCGTCTACACCGCCGTGAACCGCAACGGCGTGACCGACGCCATTGCCAGCTTCGTCGGCTACATCGGCCTGGCGGTACCGGACTTTTTAGTGGCGCTGTTGCTCGTCTCGCTGGTGCTCAACCTGGGCGGCACGCAGGTCGGCGGGCTGTTCAGCCCGCAGTACATCGCCGCGCCCTGGAGCCTGACCAAGTTCTTGGACCTGTTGAACCACCTGTGGATTCCCATCCTGGCGGTCGGCACCTCGGGCGTCGCCGTGCTCATGCGGCAGATGCGCGCCAACCTCCTGGACGTCTTGAACGCCGACTTCGTGCGCACGGCGCGCGCCAAAGGGGTGCGCGAGCGGACGGTGACCTACCGCCACGCGGTGCGCAACGCCATCAACCCGCTCATCTCGCTGGCCGGGCTCAGCCTGCCCGAAGTCATCAACGGCACCATCATCGTCTCCATCGTCTTAAATCTGTTCACCATCGGTCCGCTGCTCTACGAGTCGCTGCTCGCCAAGGACCAGTACGTGGCGATGACCTTGCTGCTGTTCTCGAGCCTGCTCTTGATAATCGGCAACCTCTTAGCCGATCTGGCCCTGGCCTGGGCCGACCCGAGGATCAGATATGATTGA
- a CDS encoding ABC transporter permease: MIDPPAERALAPARPQRRRSQGPLSLAWRRFKRSKVGAAGGIILITLYVIALFAGFFAPYNITTQHSRSPYQPPQRVHLVHEGRLMRPFVYPVARERDPVTFRSFYAEDQSRPEPIRFFVRGQPYRLLGARTDLHLFGVAEGFYFPLGTDRFGRDLLSRMLVGSQVSLTVGVIGILISFSIGILMGGISGYYGGVVDGLIQRLIEVMLSFPRLPILLALATVIPATWPSTRVYLGIVAVLSLIGWASLARVVRGQVLAAREADYVQAARAIGAGDLRVILRHLMPNLSSYLVIAATLALPAYILGESALSFLGLGVKEPMTSWGLLLRDAQNFETLSLYPWLLLPGLMIVLSVLAFNFVGDALRDAVDARMT; the protein is encoded by the coding sequence ATGATTGACCCTCCCGCCGAACGTGCCCTGGCCCCGGCGCGTCCACAGAGGCGCCGGAGCCAGGGTCCCTTGTCGCTGGCCTGGCGACGCTTCAAGCGCTCCAAGGTCGGCGCCGCCGGGGGTATCATCCTCATAACGCTTTATGTAATCGCGCTCTTCGCGGGTTTTTTCGCGCCCTACAACATCACCACCCAGCACTCCCGCTCTCCCTACCAGCCACCGCAGCGCGTCCACCTCGTCCACGAGGGCCGGCTCATGCGGCCCTTCGTCTATCCGGTGGCGCGAGAGCGCGACCCGGTCACCTTTCGCTCCTTTTACGCCGAGGATCAGAGCCGGCCCGAGCCCATCCGCTTTTTCGTGCGCGGTCAGCCCTATAGGCTTCTGGGCGCACGGACCGACCTGCACCTCTTCGGCGTGGCGGAGGGCTTTTACTTTCCGCTCGGCACCGACCGCTTCGGCCGCGACCTCTTGAGCCGGATGCTGGTCGGCTCGCAGGTGTCCCTGACCGTCGGCGTCATCGGCATCCTCATCTCCTTTTCGATCGGCATCCTCATGGGCGGCATCTCGGGCTACTACGGCGGCGTCGTCGACGGCCTCATCCAGCGGCTCATCGAGGTCATGCTCTCCTTCCCGCGCCTGCCGATCCTGCTTGCCTTGGCGACGGTCATTCCGGCCACCTGGCCCTCGACCCGGGTCTACCTGGGTATCGTGGCGGTCTTGTCCCTGATCGGCTGGGCCAGCCTGGCCAGGGTGGTGCGCGGGCAGGTCCTGGCGGCGCGCGAGGCCGACTACGTGCAGGCGGCCAGAGCTATCGGCGCGGGCGACCTGCGCGTCATCTTGCGCCACCTCATGCCCAACTTGAGCTCGTACCTGGTGATCGCCGCCACCCTGGCCTTGCCCGCCTACATCCTGGGCGAGAGCGCCTTGTCCTTTTTGGGACTTGGCGTCAAGGAGCCGATGACGAGCTGGGGCCTGCTGCTCCGCGACGCGCAGAACTTCGAGACTCTGAGCCTCTACCCCTGGCTGCTCCTGCCCGGCCTGATGATCGTCCTCTCGGTGCTGGCCTTCAACTTCGTCGGCGACGCCCTGCGCGACGCGGTCGACGCGCGGATGACCTGA